From a region of the Malania oleifera isolate guangnan ecotype guangnan chromosome 12, ASM2987363v1, whole genome shotgun sequence genome:
- the LOC131143958 gene encoding uncharacterized protein LOC131143958, which produces MEMESRVSLPMWVAVVVRVSAPRPFTRLKPSAFVGSTDPVSAENWIQEIEKILDVLKCTERQKVTFTTFKLAREAERWWVSKCENRGIHEFDTGIVNSAADFATLVDKVTVAEECLLEDAEVQVTKKRPAPPNFSFGTGQGKWKKKSGGTSQNSVRVPRCSLCSKKHHGQCWLSTRACMQCGRKRHQMRDCQMQRNSGAS; this is translated from the exons ATGGA gatggaatccagggtaTCACTACCAATGTgggtggcagtagtagtgagggtgtcgGCCCCTAGACCG TTCACCAGGTTGAAACCCTCTGCTTTTGTGGGCAGTACAGATCCAGTTAGTGcagagaattggatccaggagatcgagaagatccttgATGTGTTGAAATGCACTGAAAGGCAGAAAGTCACCTTCACCACGTTTAAGTTGGcaagggaggctgagagatggtgggtgtct AAATGCGAAAATAGAGGAATTCATGAATTTGACACAGGGATCGTtaacagtgcagca gactttgctacgttggttgataaagtcACCGTAGCAGAGGAGTGTTTGTTAGAGGATGCAGAGGTACAGgttacgaagaagaggccagcacctCCTAATTTTTCGTTTGGGACAGGACagggtaagtggaagaagaaaAGTGGTGGTACGTCCCAGAATTCCGTGCGTGTTCCACGTTGTTCTTTATGTAGTAAGAAACACcatgggcagtgttggttgtctacgagAGCGTGTATGCAGTGTGGTAGAAAAAGACATCAGATGAGAGACTGTCAGATGCAGAGGAATAGTGGAGCCTCGTAG